The sequence TTCATCAGTTCGCCGGCGAGCTTGTCGGTTTCGCGCGATGCCGTGCCGTTGCCGATGGCGATCAGGTCCACATGGTGTTGCTTGCACAGCACCGCCAGGCGTGCGATCGACTGATCCCACTGGTTGCGCGGTTCATGCGGATAGATGGCTTCGGTGGCCAGCACCTTGCCGGTGGCATCGACCACGGCCACCTTCACGCCGGTGCGAATACCCGGATCCAGGCCCATCACTGACTTCGCGCCTGCAGGCGCAGCCAGCATGAGGTCCTTGAGGTTTTCGCCGAACACGCGGATCGCTTCGTCTTCGGCACCTTCGCGCACGCGGCCGAACAGATCCAGCGTCAGATGCAGATGCAGCTTCACGCGCCAGGTCAGGCGCACGGTTTCGCGCAGCCACGTATCGGCGGCACGACCGCGATCGAGGATGCCCGCGTGGGCCGCAACGCGACCTTCGCCTTCGATGTGACCCTGCTCGGCCTCGACGGTCGGTGCCAGCTCGAGTTCGATGATGCCTTCGTTGCGCGCACGCATCAGTGCGAGCAGGCGATGCGAAGGAATCTTGCCGATCGATTCCATGTGATCGAAATAGTCGCGGAACTTCGCGCCTTCATTTTCCTTGCCTTCGACCACCTTGGCGCGAATCTGGCCCTTGTCCCACAGCCAGTCGCGCAGCTCGCCCACGAGGTGCGCATCTTCGGCGATGGATTCCATCAGGATGGCGCGCGCGCCATCGAGCGCGGCGCGTACGTCGGCCACGCCCTTCTCCGCATCGATGAACTGTTCGGCAAAGGCTTCCGGCGACTGCGTGGGATCTTCGCGCAGGCCCGTGGCCAGCGGCTCAAGGCCGGCTTCGCGCGCGATCTGCGCCTTGGTGCGACGCTTGGGCTTGTACGGCAGGTACAAGTCTTCCAGGCGTGCCTTGGTATCCGCGCCGAGGATGTCGTTCTTCAGCGCATCGGTCATCTTGCCCTGCTCGTCGATGCTGGCGAGGATCGCGCTGCGGCGCTCCTCCAGCTCGCGCAGGTAACGCAAGCGCTCTTCCAGCAAACGCAGCTGCGTATCGTCGAGTCCACCGGTCGCTTCCTTACGGTAGCGGGCAATGAACGGGACGGTCGCGCCGCCATCGAGCAAATCTACGGCCGCCTGCACTTGTTCCGGCTTGGCAGCGATGTCCTGGGCAATACGATGTTCGATGCTGAGCATGATTCTCTTGCTGGTCTGCTGGGAATACTCCCACGGGCCTCAAGGCGGCCTGGGGGAAGGGGGATGATAGCGGGTTGGGACGGGCGTGGAATCCCACCGGCCGTCATGCCCGCGCAGGCGGTCAACCGGTGGCGACAAACTGAAGCGAGACACTGGGTTTCAAGGCCCGATGCATGGGACGCAGAGGTGCCCTTCAGGCACTGAACGTGCCGCCACCTTGCGAATCCTGCGGCTTGTCCTGCTGCACCGTCGCTTGCCCTTCCGGACGACCATTCACCACCAGCGTCTGCGCCAGCAGATCGTGCAGGCCCTGCTTGCGCTCAGTCCACGCCACCATGAGAAAACCGATGCAGAACGTGAACGCGCTGATGACCTTGCCGAAATAGCGCGCGGTGGCGCGCAGGAAACTCAGGCGCTTGCCATCCATGTCCGTGACACGAATACCCAGTGCACGCTTGCCCACCGTTCCCTGCCAGGACGAACTTTCAAGCACGGCGAAGTACAGCCACGCGAGCACGGTTTCGACCATCAGCGCCGGCATGATGCTGTCGAAATAGGTCTGCAAGGCATGGAGCGCCAGTTGCGGATCGCTGGCCGCCGCCTGGCTCGCCTGCATATAGACGGCATACGCTTCATTGGCGCCCATCAGGCCGCCAATGATCATGTTGGGAATCCACAGCACCAGCACGTCGAGGATATAGGCGCCGACGCGCTTCCAGAATCCCGCGTACGTCATGAGCGCGGCACGCGGTTGTGCGGCGGTTGCCCACGAGGATGCGTGGTCGGCAGGCGGAACCGGCGGCGGCGTGAATGCCGGTGCTGCATCGGGAAGATCTTGCGGATACAGGCTCGACAGCGGCTTCCAGTCGCTCATGCCGTCGTACCAGCCCAGGTCGGCGGGACTTACTTCGCCGCTGCGCAGCCACTGGCGCACGTCGCTTTCCTGGTAAGGACCATGACGCTCGCCATCCCGACCGATCCACACTTCCATCGTTGCTGCTCCAGGAGGGTAAGGGCGCATGATTACATTGATGTGCGACCCGACGTAAGGCACGAAGGGTGGCTTGCGCGCGCTTTCACGCCGCGCCGGGCGCGACACGTCACGCGGCGTCGCGCCGCTTCAGGTGCACCAGCAGCAATGAAATGGCCGCCGGCGTGACGCCGCTGATGCGTGACGCCTGGCCAATGGTCTCAGGCAGCGAACGCTTGAGCTTGAGCGTCACTTCCGCGGAAAGCCCGCGCACGCGGTCGTAGTCGAAATCCTGCGGAATGCGCGTGGTCTCGTGACGACGCTGGCGCTCGATCTCCTCGCGCTGGCGCTCCAGATAACCGGCGTACTTGGTCTGCACTTCCACCTGCGCGGCGACGTCCACATCATCGACGGCGGGCCCGAGCTCCGGCACGGACATCAGCTTGCCGTAGTCCAGTTCCGGACGGCGCAGCAGATCCAGCGCATTCGTCTCACGACTGACCGCGATGCCCAGCTGGCGCTCCACGGCCGCGCCAAGAAGATTGTTCGGCGCCGCCCACAGCGTGCCCAGTCGCTGCACTTCCTGCGTCACGGCATCGCGCTTGCGCCGCAGCGCATCGAAGCGCGCCTGCGGCACGACGCCGAGTTGGTGTCCGGTTTCGGTCAGGCGCAGGTCGGCATTGTCTTCACGCAAGTGCAGGCGATATTCCGCGCGCGAAGTGAACATGCGGTACGGCTCGATCGTGCCATTGCTGGTGAGATCGTCGATCAGCACGCCGATGTAGGCTTCGTCGCGTCGTGGATACCACGGCGCCTTGCCCTGCACGTTGAGCGCAGCATTGAGCCCCGCCACCACGCCTTGCGCACCGGCTTCTTCATAGCCGGTGGTGCCGTTGATCTGCCCGGCAAAGAACAAACCCGGCAGCGCCTTGGTTTCCAGCCACGGATGCAGGCCGCGGGGATCGAAGTAGTCGTACTCGATGGCGTAGCCCGGCCGCGTGATGTGCGCGATCTCGAAGCCCTTGATCGAATGCACCAGGTCCAGCTGCACGTCGTACGGCAGCGAGGTGGAAATGCCGTTCGGATAAATCTCGAATGTATCCAGGCCCTCGGGTTCGATGAAAATCTGATGCGAGGATTTCTCCGCGAAACGCACCACTTTGTCCTCGATGGACGGGCAGTAGCGCGGACCCACGCCTTCGATCTGGCCGGTGTACAGCGGCGAACGGTCGAGTGCGCCGCGAATGACCTCGTGCGTGCGCTCGGTGGTGTGCGTGATCCAGCAGCTGACCTGGCGCGGATGGTCAGCGCGTGAACCGAGGTAGGAGAACACCGGAGCGGGGTTGTCGCCGGGCTGCTCTTCCAGGCCTTCGAAGTTGATGCTGCGCAGGTCGATGCGCGGTGGCGTGCCCGTCTTCAGGCGGTCGGCGGCCACCGGCAGCTCGCGCAGCTTCTGCGCCAGGGCACTGGCTGGCGGATCGCCCGCGCGACCGCCCGCGTACTGCGCCGGGCCGATATGAATCTTGCCGGCCAGGAATGTGCCTGCCGTCAGCACGACGGCGCGCGCGCGGAAGCTCACGCCCATCTGGGTGACGACGCCTGTCACGCGACCATGCTCAAGGATGAGGTCGTCCACGGCCTGCTGGAACAGCTCCAGGTTCGGCTGGGTCTCGACGATACGGCGGATGGCGGCCTTGTAGAGGCTGCGGTCGGCCTGGCAGCGCGTCGCGCGCACGGCCGGCCCCTTGGAGGCGTTCAGCGTGCGCCACTGGATGCCGGCGCGGTCAGCTGCCTGCGCCATGGCACCGCCGAGGGCGTCGATCTCCTTCACCAGGTGACCCTTGCCGATGCCGCCGATGGCTGGATTGCAGCTCATCTGGCCAATCGTCTCGATGTTGTGGCTCAGCAGCAGGGTGCGCGCGCCGGTGCGGGCAGCCGCAAGGGCCGCTTCGGTGCCGGCGTGGCCGCCGCCGATGACGATGACGTCGTAATGGGTGGGGTGGAACATGGCGAAGACTGCCTTGGCGGCGCAAAAAGTGACCAAATGGGGCGCTATGGTAACCCGGTCAGTATCTTAGCGCTGACTAGGAAATCTCTGGCACGCTTCCTGCTTGGATGTGAACGCACTTTCACGGGCAGACGCTGCGCGAAACAAGACGCGCGCCGAGATCGGACTGACAGGGGTCTGATTGCGTGCCGGGAGAGGAAGCAAGACGGCGCCCAGTGGGCGCCGTCGTTTTTTTGGGGCTTCCAAATGAGATCTGGCGCCCGGCGGTCTCAGGAACAGGGGGAATCCAGGATGACCGTGTTGCCGGGCGCCAGAAACTTGACTGGCTGCGGGCAGCGTCGCTGCGCCGTCGTGGGGCTGATATTTACCCTTTTACCGTGAACACGGGGTGACTAAAACGGAAATTTGTGCCGGTTTTTGGCGCCTCCTGACGCTCAGCGTCATTCGGTGATCTACGCCCATTTCGTGCGTGATCTGCATCACATTCGTGGCACAGCTGTTGCTTTCCCTTCCCTGCTGGGTTGTTGAGCCGAAAGGGCTCGGGGGAAAGAGACATGAACATGCGTCTGGATTTTGAACCGCTGTACCCGCACCACGATCTGCTGATCGAAATTGGCCGCGTTGAAATGGCCATGGAACATCTGGACGAGCGCGCCGAAGACGAACGCCGTGCGCTGCGCCCGCGCCTGGAACTGCGCATGCATCGCCTGCGCGATGCGCTGGAACACCTGCCGGCCTGACCGGCACGGATCGCAAGCCGCCCGGGTGACCCGTTCGCAAGAGCGGGCAACACCCGGGGCGATCAGCGAACCTTCCCTCTGCTAAGCGATCAATCGCGCAGCATGCTCTGCACGATTTCCGTCAGGTTGCGCGACAGCCCCGGCTGCGCTGCCATCTGCTCGACGGCCGCGCGCGCCCGCTCGCGACGCACCGGTTCCAGTCGCCGCCAACCGTTGAACGCCGTCGCCAGTCGCGCGGCCACCTGCGGATTAAGCACGTCCAGCTGCACCAGGCGTTCGGCGAGCAGGCGGTAGCCCGCGCCATCGGCCTGGTGGAAACCCACCGGATTGCTGCGTGCCCACGCGCCGAACAGCGCATTGACGCGATTGGGATTCTTCAGCGTGAACGAGGGATCGCGTTCCAGCTCCTGCACGCGCACCAGCGACGCCGCACCCTGGCGCTGCGTCTGCACGTTGAACCATTTGTCGAGCGCCAGCGGGTTGTCGGCGTAGCGCTCGCGGAAATGCGTCAATGCAGCGGCTGCCTGCGGCGCGTCGGTGCGCACCAGCACGGACAAGGCGGCCAGGCGGTCGGTCATGCTCGGCGCGTTGTCGTACTGCAGCGTGGCCAGCACGTGGCCACGCGATGCATCGAGCAACGACAGCAGTTCGAGCACACGCCGCTTGAGGCGACGACGGGCCTGGCTCGCGGCGTCGAGATCCGCCGTGGTTTCGCCGGCCAGCGCGGTGTAGCGCGCTTCAAGCGCGTCACGGCCTATGCGTTCGGCCAGCGCCTGCTGCAAGGCCCTGCGCGCCGCATGGATCAGGTCGGGATCGACTTCGCGCTCGCGCTCGGCCAGCTCGATTTCACCCGGCGGCGTCATCAGTTCAGCCAGCAGGGCATCGTCCACCGCCGTGTCATCGAACAGCGCTGCGAGCGCATCGCACCAGGCGCTGACGGCATCACCCGACGTGCCCTGGCGCAGTGCTTCGTACGCCGCCACGGCCAGCTGCTGGCCCGCTTCCCAGCGATTGAAGCCATCGACGTCATGGCGCAGCAGCAGCGCGAGATCGCCGGGCGAGGACTGGCTTTCCAGGATCACCGGCGCCGAAAATCCGCGCAGCAGCGATGGCACCGGCTCCGAGGCCACGTCGCGGAACACGAACTGCTGTTCACCCTTGTCGACGATGACCACCAGCTCGGTCTCGCCCGCCGTATAGCCGTCCAAATGCAACGGCAGCAGATGGCCATCGCGATGGAACAGCGCCAGCTTCACCGGAATCGGCAAAGCTTGCGTTTCGGGCTGATTCGGCGTGGCGATCGTGTGCTGCGACAAGGTCAGCGTGTACTCGCGCTTGCCGGCATCAAAACTCCCGCGCGCCTTCAGGCGCGGCGTGCCCGACTGCGCATACCAGGAAAGGTAGGGCGACAAATCGACGCCGTTGGCCTCGCCCAGCGCGCCGAGGAAATCCTCCAGCGTGGCGGCGCGGCCATCGTTGCGCGCGAAGTAACGATCCATGCCACGGCGAAAACCTTCCGTGCCAAGGCGCCCGGACACCATGCGCACCAGTTCCGCACCCTTCTCGTACACGGTCGCGGTATAGAAGTTGTTGATCTCGCTGTACTGCGCCGGGCGCACCGGATGTGCCAACGGGCCCGCATCTTCCGGGAACTGCGCGCGACGAAGCAGCGAGACGTCCTCAATGCGCTTGAGCGGCGCGGAATTCATGTCTTGCGAAAACTGCTGCTCGCGGAAAACAGTCAGGCCTTCCTTCAGTGACAACTGGAACCAGTCGCGGCAGGTCACGCGATTGCCGCTCCAGTTGTGGAAATACTCGTGCGCCACGACGGCTTCCACGGCGCGGTACTCGTCGTCCGTGGTGGAGTCCGGATCGGCCAGCAAATACTTCGCGTTGAAGATGTTGAGGCCCTTGTTCTCCATCGCGCCCATGTTGAAGTCATGGGTGGCGACGACATGGAACACGTCCAGATCGTAATTCCGGCCGTAGGCTTCCTCGTCCCAGCGCATCGAACGTTCCAGCGCGTCCATCGCGTAGTGGCAGCGATCGATCACGTTGGCTTCGGACCAGATCACCAGCTTCACCGGGCGCTGGTCGGCAGTGACGTAATCCCGCTCGATCTTCTCCAGGCGGCCGGCGACCAGCGCGAACAGATAGCTCGGCTTCGGATGCGGATCGACAAAGCGCGCCCAGTGACGACCACCTTCCAGTTCGCCGGCGCCATCCGGATTGCCGCCGGCCAGCAATACCGGGAAGCGCGTCTTGTCGGCGCGCAGCGTCACCGTGTAGCTGGCGAGCACATCCGGGCGATCCGGGAAAAAGGTGATGTGGCGGAATCCCTCCGCTTCGCACTGCGTCAGCAGGAAGCCGGCCTCGCGCGATCCGGACAGATACAGTCCTTCCAGCGCGGTATTGGCGGCCGGATGCGTGCGCACGCGCGTTTCCAGCACGCTGCCGTCTTTCACGCCCTCGACTTCCAGCGCGCTGTCCACCAGCCGGAACTGGCCGGGCTCCAGCGCCACCCCGTCCAGGCTGATCGACAGCAGGTCCAGCCCTTCGCCGTCCAGTCGCAGCGTCTCGTCCTGCGCCGGGTCACGGCGCAGATGCAGGCGTGACGTCACCTCGCTGCTGTCGATATCGAGGTCGAACACCAGTTCGACGCGCTCGACGCGCCAGGCGGGGGCGCGGTAGTCACTGAGGCGGATGGGGGCGGTGGACTGCTCGGAAACCGTGTTCATGACGATCGCAGGGGGAATGAGGGGATAGATCAGGCTAACATGCGGGGCTTTAATGGCAGGACAAGACCATGGTCGCCTTCCGGGCTGAGCGAACCACCGTCGGGCCCCATGAAATCGCCGTCCTGCACGACGATGCGAACGGCCGAAAGGTCCGCATTGCCCGCCGCGGCGCCACCGTCATGTCGATCGAGCAAGCCTGGCAAGGCACCTCATTCGACCTCGCCGACGGCTACCGCGACGCTGCCGAGCTCGACAGCCGCCCCAGCTCCCGCTTCGCCGTCATGGTCCCCTTTGCCAACCGCATCGCCGATGCGCGCTACACGTTTGATGGCACCGAATACGACCTGCAACCGGGCGTCGAAGGCGACCAGCGCGCAGCACGCCATGGTTTCGTCCGTGGCGTCGATTTCGACCTGACCGAACGGCATGCCGACGAAGCCGGCGCGCGCGTCACCTTCACCACCCAGGCCATCCGCCCGGGCGTGCATCCGGGCTATCCCTTTGCCATCGACCTCACGGTCACCTACGTGCTCAACGCGCAAGGCCTTGAGGTGCGGGCGCGCATGCACAACGTCGGCGAACAGGCCGCGCCGTGCTTCTTCGGTTGGCATCCGTATTTCCGTCTTGGCGAGACGCCGATCGAACAGCTGGAGCTGAAGATTCCCGCGCGCCAAGTCGTGCGCACGGATGCCCAGTACATCCCGCTCGAAGGCGATGCCGCGCGCGCGCCGCTGGAGCGCGAGGCCGGGCTGGATTTCCGTAGCTACAAGATCATCGGCGCGCAGGAACTCAACCACGCCTGGGCCGACCTCGTCCCCGATGCCGATGGCCGCGCGCGCACCTGGCTGCGCGATCCGGCCAACGGCCTCGCCATCGCGCTCTGGCAGGCATCCGGCGTCATGCTTGGCTTCACCGCCGACACCGTCACGCGCGACGTGCGCGGCTCGGTCGCGCTGGAGCCCATGGAGAGCTGGTCCAACGCCTTCAATCGCGCCGACTGCGCGCAAGCCATTCGCCTGGAAGCCGGCGAAGCCCGTACCTACCGTTGTGGAGTGGAGATCGTCCTGCCATGAGTGTCGCCTTGCCCCGAATCGATGCCATCCGTGATGCCGCCGCGCGCATCGCACCGCACGCGGTGGTCACGCCCGTGATGCGTAACGCGCGCCTGGACGCGCTGGCCGGCGCGCAGCTGTTTTTCAAGTGCGAAAACCTGCAGCGCGGCGGTGCCTTCAAGTTTCGCGGCGCCTGCAATGCGGTGTGGTCGCTGAGCGACGACGAAGCCGCGCGCGGCGTGGTCACGCACTCGTCCGGCAACCACGGCAATGCACTGGCCATTGCCGCCTCCACGCGCGGCATTCCCGCGCACGTCGTCGTGCCCGAGGGCGCGGTGAAGGCCAAGCTCGAAGCCATCGAGCAGGCCGGGGCGGTGCTCCATCGTTGTGCTCCCAACACCCCTGCCCGCGAAGCCGCTGCCGCCGAAGTCCAGCGCCAGACCGGCGCCGACCTCGTGCATCCGTACGCCGACACGCGCGTCATGGCCGGGCAGGGCACGCTCGTTCTCGAACTGCTCAACCAGGCGGGCGATCTGGACATCATCGTGACGCCGGTCGGCGGTGGCGGCCTGGCCGCTGGCTGCGCCATTGCCGCGCACGCGCTGGATTCTTCCATCCAGATGATCGCCGCCGAACCCGAAGGTGCCGACGATGCCGCCCAGTCGCTGGCACAGGGCTCGCGCATCGCGGGCATCACCGCCAACACCATCTGCGACGGCCTGCGCACGCTGATCGGCGAATCCAACTTCGAAGCCCTGCAGCAGCACGGCACCCAGGTGGTGACGGTGTCCGACGACGAAGTCGTTGCCGCCATGAAAACCCTCTGGCGCGAACTCAAGCTGGTGATCGAGCCGTCCAGTGCAACGGTGTTCGCCGCCGTGCTGAAGCGCCCGGAACAGTTCGCCGGCAAGCGCGTCGGCCTGGTGCTGACCGGCGGCAACGTGGATCTGGAAGCCCTGCCGTTCTGATCGAACGGCGCCGCCACGACTCCGGCGTTTCGCTGCCAGCGATTCGCCAGAGTCGTGCGCTAGGTTGCGCCGTCTCCCATGGCGGCAAGGAACCTTCGTGTCATTTCAAGGAAGAAGGGCGCTGGCGCTGATTGTCGCGGGCTTGCTGGCCTGCATCGGCCCGGCGAGTGCGGCAACGACCTGTCCACTGCTTCGCGCCCACTACCACCTGTCCGCCAACCCGCACTTCACGCTGTCCTTCACGCGGTTGCCGAAGAGCGACGCCGTGATGACGGACGTCGCGCTCAAGCTCACGCCGCCGGCAGGCCCCAGCTACTGGTACTTCTTCGATGGAGGATCAGCGCGCTACGTCAACATGATCTCGACCACCGACCCCGCCGCACCGGGTTGGCACATCGAACCGGACCGCGGCGACCGCCGCAGCCGGCCGCTGGGGGAGATGCATTACTACGCGTGGTCCGGCAACTATCGCTTCGACGAGAGCATGCCCAAAACGAGTACGCCGGCGCCGCAGCACATCTTCCTGCCCGATCTGGCGGAGATCATGTGGTACGCCGCCAACCCGCGGATCAGCGTGCCCTACGGCGTGTTCGAATTCGACGGCTGCGCGCCGCGCCAGGCCTTCCGCCACACGCGCACGCCGCTCACCGCCACCAGCCCCAGCACGATGAACGCCATGCCGACGTACTCCGTCGGCCCCGGCTGCTCGCCCAGGATCATCCACGCCAGCACCACGCTGACGATCGGCACGCCCAGGCTCGACAAACTGGCGATGGCCGTCGACAGGCGCTGCAGCACGAACAGCCACATGCCCCAGGCCAGGCTCGACGCCAGCAGCACGCTGTAAGCGAGCCCGCCAATCAGGCCCCAGGTCCATTCGATCGGGCGCTGCGGGATGCACACCGCCAGCACGCACAAGGCCAGCGAACCGAAGGCCATCTGCCACGCGGTGAGATTGAGAGGGGAGGGGCGGTGCTCGATGAACATCTTCTTGCTCAGCACCGTGCCCATGGCCCAGCAGAACCCGGCGACCATGGCCAGCAAGGTGCTGGTGCTCGAACCCAGCCCGCGCCACGGTTCGATGATGCAGATCAGGCCCACGGCCGCGAAGGCAAGTCCGATCCAGTGGCGCCGCGTCGGCCGCTCGCCGAGGATGGCCCACGCCAGCAGCACCGCCCAGAACGGCATGGTGTAGGCAAGCAGGGCGATGCGCCCGGCGCCACCGGACACGAGCGCAAGCTGCCCCAGGCCCTGGAAAAAAGCGGTCTGGCTCATGCCGATCAGGAAGGTCAGGCCCAGCGGCGGCGGCTTCAGCGGCTGGCGCATTGCCATCAGGGCGATGAACAGCACCACCGAGCCCAGGACGTAGCGGATCGCCGAAAACTGAAACGGCCCGGCGTGCTGCAGCACCTGCTTCATCACGATCCAGCTGTAGGCCCAGATCAGGATGGTCGCGATCATGGCGATCACGGCGCTGCGTTGTGAGGAGGAAGAGGACATCGGGCCGGACAACCTTCGAAGCAGGTAAGCGTACTCACGTACGCCCGGGAGGGGCGAGCAAGCGGGGCGACAGTTTCGTCGCAAGCTATTTCGTTTGGAAGTCCAGTCTTCGTTTCTGCTTAGGACCAATCGCCCCAAGCGCAGCGCAGCAACGAAATCTTTTGCTTTGCATTTTGCGTCGTGATAACAAAAGCGCGCACCAGCATCGACCTTATGGGGGGCCTGATGATCGAGCTGGAGTTTCAGATCCTGTCGGATCGTCGCGAGGGATTGCTCGTTGACCTTGGACGCCTGGTCGTTGCCAGCGGGTATACCCTGCTGCGGCAGCGCCTGTCCCAGGACCAAAGGGGAACGTGGCTGACCATGCGCGTGCGTGGTCCGGCCGAACATCAGTCGTCGCTGGAAGAGGGGCTCGCCACGCATGCCCGCGTGCGCAGCTTCGAAACCGCGCTGGCCGGGGTGGGCCATGCCCCAACCCCGCCGCTCGTTACTCCGGCGCCCGTGGCGACACCCGCGCCGGTGCCCGCGCCGGCCGCCGGATCGCCGGATTTGCCTGCCGACGTCCGCCAGGTCGAAGCCGTGCTGCCGCAACTGGCGCGTGACTATCCCAAGGTCTACCCGTGGCTGCTCACGCTCGAGCACGCCGTCGCCGACCCGGCGCGCAAGCCCTCGCTGTTGCTGGCGGGCCAGCGCACCGGCACGTGGATCTACAAGCGCGACTACGCCATGGGGGCCAAGCTGCCCCTGGTCGACGCCATCAAGCGCATTGCCTTGCCGGCCCTGCGTGAACTGGTGGCGGCCGAGTGCCGCGACGGCCAGTTCCACATCCAGAACAGTCCCTTGTGCCCGCCCGGTGGCCACACCGGCTGCCACTTCTTCGCCGGCTACCTGGAAGGCGTGTTGAACGGCGCCATGGGCAGGCACGATGTCGAGGTGCATCGCCTGCATTGCCGCAGCGATGGCGCGCCGGCCTGCGTCATCGACGTATCCGATTAAGCCTTGCCGCCCGAACGCAGCGCGCAGCGCGCCGCGCGCCGCGCCGTCGTACCCCAACGTGCATTTTTCCGTCGTCCCACAGGGAGGTCGTGCCATGCCTGATCACCAGACGTTCAACCTGACTTTGGTCGTGCTGTCGTACGTGGTTTCCGTGCTCGGATCCTTCACCGCGCTGCAACTGGCGGTAGCCATCCCCGAGGCGCAGTCGACGCGCCAACGCTTCGGCGCCATCGTGGCCGCTGGCGCCGTCATGGGCGTGGGCGCGATCTGGGCAATGCATTTCATCGGGATGCTCGCCTGCGACATGGGCATGCCGGTGACCTACGAACTGAGCATGACGATCATGTCCGCCGTGATCGCCTTCGTGTCCTGTTCGCTCGGTTTTGGCATTGCCAGCAGTGGCACCTTCGGCTGGGGCAAGTTGTTCGTCGGTGGCCTGTTCATGGGCCTGGGCGTCACCGGCATGCATTACCTGGGCATGGCCGCGATGATGATGGGCGCCTTCCTCAGCTACGACATGAACATCGTGATGATCTCCATGCTCATCGCCGTCGTCGCGTCGATCGCCGCCTTATGGCTGGCCTTCAACATGCGTGGCCCGGTACAGATGGTGGGTAGTGCTCTCGTCATGGGTGTCGCCGTCTGCGGCATGCATTACACCGGCATGGCCGCGGTCAGCATGGACGACAACGGCAGCCAGTTGCCCACGCACTTCGCCGATGGCATCCGCGGCGACCACCTGGGCGAGACGATCTTCGTCCTCGTGCTGGGCATGCTGATCGTCATCCTCGGCGTACTGAGCGTGCGGCAGCGCCGCCGCGCCGCGCTGAGCATCTGAGCGCATCGGCGGAGGGTGTAAGGTGTGCGCGCCTTGCCCCTCACGCCGAGCCCGACATGCCAGCCAAGCCGCTTACCCGTTGTCCCTGGGCTACCGACAGCTCCGACGCCATGCAGCACTACCACGACACCGAGTGGGGTGTGCCGCTGCACGATGACCAGGGGCTGTTCGAATTCATGGTGCTCGAAGGGGCGCAGGCCGGCTTGTCGTGGAGCACGGTGCTGGCCAAGCGCGAGCGCTATCGCGAAGTGTTCCATCAGTTCGACATCGCGCGCGTCGCGGCGATGAAGGACAAAGAGCTGGAGAAGCTGCTGCAGGACCCGGGCATTATCCGCAACCGGCTCAAAGTCAGCTCGGCGCGCGATAACGCCACCATCGCGCTCGAAGTCATCGAGGAACACGGCAGCCTGGATAGGTACCTGTGGTCCTTCGTCGGCGGCAAGCCCATCGTCAACCACTGGAAGACTTCCAACCAGGTGCCGGCGACCACCGCCGTGTCCGATCTGATGAGCAAAACGCTGCGCAAGCGCGGCTTCCGCTTCGTCGGCTCCACCATCTGCTACGCCTTCATGCAAGCTACGGGCATGGTCAACGACC comes from Dyella terrae and encodes:
- a CDS encoding RDD family protein is translated as MEVWIGRDGERHGPYQESDVRQWLRSGEVSPADLGWYDGMSDWKPLSSLYPQDLPDAAPAFTPPPVPPADHASSWATAAQPRAALMTYAGFWKRVGAYILDVLVLWIPNMIIGGLMGANEAYAVYMQASQAAASDPQLALHALQTYFDSIMPALMVETVLAWLYFAVLESSSWQGTVGKRALGIRVTDMDGKRLSFLRATARYFGKVISAFTFCIGFLMVAWTERKQGLHDLLAQTLVVNGRPEGQATVQQDKPQDSQGGGTFSA
- the mnmG gene encoding tRNA uridine-5-carboxymethylaminomethyl(34) synthesis enzyme MnmG; the encoded protein is MFHPTHYDVIVIGGGHAGTEAALAAARTGARTLLLSHNIETIGQMSCNPAIGGIGKGHLVKEIDALGGAMAQAADRAGIQWRTLNASKGPAVRATRCQADRSLYKAAIRRIVETQPNLELFQQAVDDLILEHGRVTGVVTQMGVSFRARAVVLTAGTFLAGKIHIGPAQYAGGRAGDPPASALAQKLRELPVAADRLKTGTPPRIDLRSINFEGLEEQPGDNPAPVFSYLGSRADHPRQVSCWITHTTERTHEVIRGALDRSPLYTGQIEGVGPRYCPSIEDKVVRFAEKSSHQIFIEPEGLDTFEIYPNGISTSLPYDVQLDLVHSIKGFEIAHITRPGYAIEYDYFDPRGLHPWLETKALPGLFFAGQINGTTGYEEAGAQGVVAGLNAALNVQGKAPWYPRRDEAYIGVLIDDLTSNGTIEPYRMFTSRAEYRLHLREDNADLRLTETGHQLGVVPQARFDALRRKRDAVTQEVQRLGTLWAAPNNLLGAAVERQLGIAVSRETNALDLLRRPELDYGKLMSVPELGPAVDDVDVAAQVEVQTKYAGYLERQREEIERQRRHETTRIPQDFDYDRVRGLSAEVTLKLKRSLPETIGQASRISGVTPAAISLLLVHLKRRDAA
- a CDS encoding Tex family protein codes for the protein MLSIEHRIAQDIAAKPEQVQAAVDLLDGGATVPFIARYRKEATGGLDDTQLRLLEERLRYLRELEERRSAILASIDEQGKMTDALKNDILGADTKARLEDLYLPYKPKRRTKAQIAREAGLEPLATGLREDPTQSPEAFAEQFIDAEKGVADVRAALDGARAILMESIAEDAHLVGELRDWLWDKGQIRAKVVEGKENEGAKFRDYFDHMESIGKIPSHRLLALMRARNEGIIELELAPTVEAEQGHIEGEGRVAAHAGILDRGRAADTWLRETVRLTWRVKLHLHLTLDLFGRVREGAEDEAIRVFGENLKDLMLAAPAGAKSVMGLDPGIRTGVKVAVVDATGKVLATEAIYPHEPRNQWDQSIARLAVLCKQHHVDLIAIGNGTASRETDKLAGELMKKHGDLKLSKIVVSEAGASVYSASEVAAKEFPDMDVSLRGAVSIARRLQDPLAELVKIEPKAIGVGQYQHDVNQVKLARALDAKVEDCVNAVGVDVNTASAALLSRVAGLSPSVAENVVKHRDANGPFANRKALLKVPRLGDKAFEQCAGFLRVPNGDNPLDASAVHPEAYPVIERIIAQCGREVKNIIGDMSFLRGLKAEQYTDEKFGVPTVRDILKELEKPGRDPRPEFVAPSFAEGVEDLKDLRPGMILEGRVTNVAAFGAFVDIGVHQDGLVHVSALSHTFVKDPRDAVKAGDIVKVKVMEVDLPRQRIGLSMRLDDEPGQQRSGPNPGRGPRPGGDGAPKAAPAPANSAFADALSRAMKR